In Runella sp. SP2, the genomic window TCTTCTCAGAATATCAACAAGACCATCGAACAAGCTACGTTTGGCTACCAAGCAGGTATTGGCTTAGACATTCGGTCGTTTAATATTGATTTACGTTACGAAAGTGGGCTTTCTAATATTTCGCAGTTGAACTTACAGAACAATGCGCAGTTCAACAGCAAAGTGTCACTATGGCAACTTACGGCGGGTTTTACCCTGTTCTAAAATGAATTCGTCCTGCCGATGAGTCGGCAGGACGATATTTTATCAATTAACCCACTAAAAAAAATCTTTATTCTGATAGAATTGTTTTCTGTTTAAGCTACACGCCGCAATACTGGGCACACTTCGCGAATCCGACGGCGTGATATGGCAATTTCTCTCCCCCCTTGTAACCGCAATGATCGGTCATCCTCACAGTAATCTTGCAAAAACGCCAAGTTGATAATCCAAGATTTGTGTACACGCAAAAACACAGTCTTGTCCAAAATATCGGCATAACTCTTCAGTGTTTTAGACACCAAATACCGTCTTCCGTCACTTGTATAAATATAGGCATAGTTTCCTGAGCCTTCCATGCACACCAACTGACTCATAGGAATTACTATTTGACGCGTACCATTCGGAATAATAATGCTATTGTTTGAATGTGTTCCTGACGAAGCAGGAAAGCTAGTAAGTAGAGGTTGTGTGTTCATGATTATGTCAGTTTTAGCGTGTGAGGGATAGGGGCTTGCCTTCTAATTTGACACAACAAACATACTACAAAAAAAGAGGGGAGTAAAATACGTATAAATACGTAGTGTTTTGTAAGTTGCTGTAATTCAATTATTTAATGTGAGTGGTTGCTTGAGAATGCCGTACTACCACTTGACAAAACACGTAGAAATACGTATATAAAAAAGCCCTGCTCGCATGTTGCAAACAGGGCTAGGGTAAATGGCAAAAGCTAATTATTCTTTGGGAGCTAGTGAGTTTGAAAGTTTGGCTTTGTTGGCAGCCTTCACAATGAGGAAGATTACCCACATTGTAATCAAAAATTGAATACCCACATTGATAAAGCTACCGTAGCGTATTGCTACTTCGGCAGTTTGTGTAGCAGGATCCGCAGCTTTCAAAACAATTTTTAGCGCTGATAAATCAACACCGCCGACAGCTAGTCCTACGACAGGGTTGATAATGTCATCCATAAAGGCAGTTACTACTTTTCCAAAGGCAGCACCTACCAATACCCCGACGGCTAAATCTAGGACATTTCCTTGGGCAATAAACTTTTTGAATTCTTGAAGCATAGTTAGTAGTTGTTTAGGGTTGTGTAGCTAATTTACAAAATCATTTTAAAGTGCCCAATTACCAGCTGTACAAAAAGCCAAAGTTGATTGATTGCGCTAATTGCATTTTAGCTACTTGGTCTTGATCATAAATGGCAATCAGGCCAATATTGACATTAAAGTACTTGGCAAACTTTGCGGTCAATTGAGCATCCAAACGGTTATCGATGGCTGCCAAGTCTTTTGCGCTTGCAAAGGCTTGATAACGCCATTTTAAATTGACGTCTTTCACCAAATCTTTGTTATAGTTCATCACCAATTGCATTATTGCCACTTCGTTCCGAACTGCTTTTCCACGCTCTACACCGTAGTTTGAAAACTTATATTCTGGACTTAAACGGTCGATATCCAAATATAAGTCCTTATTGCCCAAAATCGTTTGTCGAATCGCCCCTGGAGCAAATTGCATGTTGAAAAACTTATTAGGTTTCCACTCCAATCCGATGGCTTCCGTAATGTAGGCTGGTGTAAAGAACCCAGAGATAAATGGTCGTCTATCAGTGGTAAAATCACGGCCATTGGCTACTTGTGACAAAAAGTTTATGTTGGCAAAAAACAGCCATTGTGAATTTGTGCCGAGCTTATACCCGTACTTTGAATCAAAAAAAAGTCGATCGATACTCTTCCGAAAGTCATCACCTCGGTTTTGTATGGCTCCTAGTTGGAACTGAAAATCGTTTACCCAGTTCGTTGGACCTTTGGTGTATTCCCCTTTAGAATTAAGATAAATCCCTAAGGCAATGTTATTGATACCTCCGCCTTGCCAACTATTACTAAATGTACCTTGGCTTAAATTTACCCCAAACTGTGATTTTTTTTTCCAGTAACTGGTGTCTTTTACTGCTTCTTGTGCCCAAGCTCCAATGATTGTAAGGGCCATCATTACAACTAATGTACTAACTTTTTTCATGGTAAAACTGATTTGTTTTCAGCGCTATTTGGTCTATTTATCAAAAATCTCTACTTTTTTAGATTGCAATGCTTGAAGTGGGAAGACGGTTTTTGACTCGCCCGTTTCGAGGGTAATAGAGGTGGTATCAAGGGCAATGATTTTTCCTTTGACATCGTCTATTTGAATAATTTGGCCCTCTTGATACTTGTTTTTGTTGTAAAATGAGGAAAGGAGGTTGGCTAAAATATCTTTTGAGGCAAAGCCATATCCAACTGCAAAGGCCAAAACAATACCACCCATCAAGAGATTAAAACTCGACTCCAATAATTCGGTATTTACACCTGCTTGGCCAAGGGCGCTGATGATGGTAATTACCAAAAAGAACGTAAATACAATTGTTCCTATCAATTTAGCAGAAGGTACATTAAAGGATTTACAAATAGATACCACCGCATTTTTAATGGCTTCTGACACTAAAACGCCAATTTGGAGCATGATAGCCGCCACAATGAGTTGAGGTACAAAATTGACAAGCTTCTCTACCAAACTGGTAATTGCACCGACGCCTAATGTACGCGTAGCATCCGTGATAAAACCAAGCATTATAAAGTAGTACAATACTTTAGATACGATATGACTTAGTTTAATTTCGGTTTGAAGTTGTTTTACAATGCTGACTTCGTTTAGTTTATCGCCAATTTTATCAAAACCTACGCGTGATAATACCTTACTTGTAATTACTGCTAATCCTTTGGCGACGGCATACCCAATCAACAAAATGAAAGCAGCAAAAATAAATCGGGGGACAAACTCAACAAATTGATTGATCAGTTTGGTAAGCGTACTAATGAGTATTTCGGTGAGGTTTGGTAATTGTTTCATTCTAGCTAGAGGTTTTGTCTTGATTAGGTAC contains:
- a CDS encoding LytTR family DNA-binding domain-containing protein codes for the protein MNTQPLLTSFPASSGTHSNNSIIIPNGTRQIVIPMSQLVCMEGSGNYAYIYTSDGRRYLVSKTLKSYADILDKTVFLRVHKSWIINLAFLQDYCEDDRSLRLQGGREIAISRRRIREVCPVLRRVA
- a CDS encoding mechanosensitive ion channel family protein, coding for MKQLPNLTEILISTLTKLINQFVEFVPRFIFAAFILLIGYAVAKGLAVITSKVLSRVGFDKIGDKLNEVSIVKQLQTEIKLSHIVSKVLYYFIMLGFITDATRTLGVGAITSLVEKLVNFVPQLIVAAIMLQIGVLVSEAIKNAVVSICKSFNVPSAKLIGTIVFTFFLVITIISALGQAGVNTELLESSFNLLMGGIVLAFAVGYGFASKDILANLLSSFYNKNKYQEGQIIQIDDVKGKIIALDTTSITLETGESKTVFPLQALQSKKVEIFDK
- the mscL gene encoding large conductance mechanosensitive channel protein MscL; amino-acid sequence: MLQEFKKFIAQGNVLDLAVGVLVGAAFGKVVTAFMDDIINPVVGLAVGGVDLSALKIVLKAADPATQTAEVAIRYGSFINVGIQFLITMWVIFLIVKAANKAKLSNSLAPKE
- a CDS encoding DUF3078 domain-containing protein; this encodes MKKVSTLVVMMALTIIGAWAQEAVKDTSYWKKKSQFGVNLSQGTFSNSWQGGGINNIALGIYLNSKGEYTKGPTNWVNDFQFQLGAIQNRGDDFRKSIDRLFFDSKYGYKLGTNSQWLFFANINFLSQVANGRDFTTDRRPFISGFFTPAYITEAIGLEWKPNKFFNMQFAPGAIRQTILGNKDLYLDIDRLSPEYKFSNYGVERGKAVRNEVAIMQLVMNYNKDLVKDVNLKWRYQAFASAKDLAAIDNRLDAQLTAKFAKYFNVNIGLIAIYDQDQVAKMQLAQSINFGFLYSW